A stretch of Candidatus Symbiobacter mobilis CR DNA encodes these proteins:
- a CDS encoding methyl-accepting chemotaxis protein, translating into MSSSSCRSDVLPYAWVTGVLLVGGAALQVWHDRGDPFTVYWLIPVLWCLTVLLRNLRCQHRHILQIQHIAKAVARGKFGERLTRLPTQGLFQGVCWDFNDMLDQLEACFREQATVLRYASQGQYFRTAQEAGLRGTFRDALHQTNSSVAQMAKSTEERERAAEENRRLQEKEQQIAQENLRIRLAFDSLPESVTVSDATGGFVYATPAAYTVLQRFGGPGFDVRGYYGQRLTDLVKQPDAVQRFEAAMQNGQTFDVEAHGRNFRLMATPIRDAEGNPLGRITRWVDRTEDMKSEVELANIVAAAGVGDFSRRIRVEGKTDFIADLSVGMNELLQTTEQGLTDVARVLAALAEGDLTQRISGSYAGLFGKVKDSVNTTVENLTQVISEVRAAADALSGAANQVSSTAQSLSQAASEQAAGVEQTTGSINVMSSSIAQNSDNARVTDNMATQTTKEAVEGGEAVSSTVQAMKQIASKIGIVDDIAYQTNLLALNAAIEAARAGEHGKGFAVVAAEVRKLAERSQEAAKEIGELARDSVVTAERAGSLLDAIVPSIRKTSELVQEIAAASSEQSDTVTKVGKAMNQLSTSTQHNAAASEELAATSEELSGQAEQLQQSIQFFRIEDGHIEVADRFASRAPQTPPAQKALPTPVARPVAATATSAVGNFTEY; encoded by the coding sequence ATGAGCAGTTCATCCTGTCGCTCTGATGTACTACCCTACGCATGGGTGACGGGTGTGCTGCTCGTAGGGGGCGCTGCACTCCAAGTTTGGCACGATAGGGGGGATCCCTTCACCGTTTATTGGTTGATACCGGTTTTGTGGTGCCTGACAGTGCTTCTGCGCAATCTGCGCTGCCAGCATCGGCATATCCTGCAAATCCAGCACATCGCCAAGGCGGTGGCGCGAGGAAAGTTTGGAGAACGACTAACCCGATTACCCACGCAGGGGCTATTCCAGGGAGTGTGTTGGGATTTCAACGACATGCTCGACCAGCTCGAAGCCTGCTTCCGCGAACAAGCCACGGTGCTGCGCTACGCCAGCCAAGGGCAGTATTTCCGCACTGCACAAGAAGCAGGTTTGCGGGGCACTTTCCGAGACGCCTTGCACCAGACCAATTCCTCTGTCGCGCAGATGGCAAAGAGCACCGAAGAACGGGAACGTGCGGCGGAAGAAAACCGTCGATTGCAAGAGAAAGAGCAGCAGATAGCCCAGGAGAATCTCCGCATCCGCCTCGCCTTCGATAGCCTTCCCGAAAGCGTCACCGTGTCGGACGCCACCGGGGGATTCGTGTACGCAACCCCTGCCGCCTACACGGTGCTCCAGCGCTTTGGCGGCCCAGGCTTCGACGTCCGGGGCTACTACGGACAGCGGCTCACAGACCTCGTCAAACAACCCGATGCAGTGCAGCGCTTCGAAGCAGCCATGCAAAACGGCCAAACCTTTGACGTGGAGGCCCATGGCCGAAACTTCCGGCTCATGGCGACGCCAATTCGGGATGCAGAGGGCAACCCGCTGGGCCGGATCACACGCTGGGTCGACCGCACCGAAGACATGAAATCGGAAGTGGAGTTGGCCAACATCGTCGCAGCCGCCGGTGTAGGCGATTTCAGCCGCCGCATCCGCGTGGAAGGAAAAACCGATTTCATCGCCGACCTCAGCGTCGGCATGAATGAGTTACTACAAACTACAGAGCAAGGACTGACCGACGTGGCGCGGGTGCTCGCCGCGCTGGCCGAAGGCGATCTGACTCAGCGAATCAGCGGCAGCTATGCCGGTCTTTTCGGCAAGGTCAAAGACAGCGTCAACACGACGGTGGAGAACCTGACGCAAGTGATCTCGGAAGTGCGCGCTGCCGCCGATGCCCTCTCTGGCGCTGCCAACCAGGTCAGCTCGACTGCCCAGTCGCTCAGCCAAGCTGCTTCGGAGCAGGCTGCGGGGGTGGAACAGACCACGGGGTCGATCAACGTCATGTCAAGCTCCATTGCCCAAAACAGCGACAACGCCCGGGTGACGGACAACATGGCCACGCAGACCACGAAAGAGGCTGTGGAAGGCGGGGAAGCCGTTAGTTCCACCGTGCAGGCGATGAAACAAATCGCATCCAAGATCGGCATCGTCGACGACATCGCCTACCAAACCAACCTGCTCGCCCTCAACGCCGCCATCGAAGCGGCACGCGCCGGGGAACATGGCAAAGGGTTCGCCGTCGTCGCCGCCGAAGTGCGCAAACTGGCGGAACGCAGCCAGGAAGCCGCCAAGGAAATCGGCGAATTGGCCCGCGACAGCGTAGTGACAGCAGAACGGGCTGGATCATTGCTTGATGCCATCGTTCCCAGCATCCGCAAGACCTCCGAACTGGTACAGGAAATCGCAGCGGCTTCTTCCGAGCAGAGCGACACCGTGACCAAGGTGGGCAAAGCCATGAACCAACTCAGCACCTCGACACAGCACAACGCTGCGGCATCCGAGGAATTGGCAGCGACCAGCGAAGAACTATCCGGCCAAGCCGAGCAACTCCAGCAAAGCATCCAGTTCTTCCGCATCGAGGACGGGCATATCGAGGTAGCGGATCGATTTGCCAGTCGCGCTCCCCAAACCCCGCCCGCACAAAAGGCCTTGCCAACACCCGTCGCCAGACCTGTTGCGGCTACCGCTACTTCGGC